CCATCGCCGTCGCCCTCGGCGCCGGCTTCGTTCCCGTCCGCAAGAAAGGCAAACTCCCCGCCAGGACCGTCTCGCAAACCTACGACCTGGAATACGGCACGGACACGATCGAGATGCACGCCGACGCCATCCAGCCGGAAATGCGGGTCCTGATGGTGGACGACCTCTTGGCGACGGGCGGCACGATGGCCGCCTGCTGCGAAATGGTCGAAAAGGCCGCCGGACGCATCCTCGGCATCGAGTTCCTGATCGAACTCGCGTTCCTCGCCGGCCGCAAAAAACTCGAAGGCTATCCCGTCCGCTCGCAGATAGTTTATGCCGACGAGACCTGAGTGACTGAGTAACTGAGTGACTGGGTAACTGAGGCGGGAGAGGCGCGGGCGGGCACGGCCTGCCCTGAACGAAGCGCAGCGTAGTCGAACGGGTTCCCTACCGTGGCACCTGCCATGCTGCGCAAAGAACCCATATTGCCCTTGTTGCCGTGCCCCGGCGTGAGTAACCTATCGTCAGGCCATTCCATAAACCATTTGGCGTCAAATCGGTAATTGAAAGGGGCTTAAGATGACCACGGAAGAACGTTTGGAAAACCTGGAGCGCGAGTTGGCCCGCGCGAAGCGCCGCAACCGCTGGCTGCTGGCCGGCTTGGGTCTATGCCTTGGAGCCTTGGTTGTTGTGTGGGCCACGCAGGGCCGATATGCTATATCGGTAAGCGCGAGTGGGGCAGTTTATGTTCTTGATACAAAGACAGGACAAATTTGGTTCCGTACCATTGGAGAAGCGGAGAGATACAATTATGCAGAATCACAAAACGAGTACTTTGGAGTAAGTCACAATTGCGGTACAAATGAAAATCCCAAGTTCGAAGTGATAAGAGGTAGCGCACACAAAAAAGTGAAAGACGAACCCTAAGAGGGACAGAATCTTCACAAACGGGAAGCCCGGCTCGCTATCGGGCCAATCGCCCTGGCGGAATATCGTCTTGGCATCAGGTCAAATCGAAAGGGGGCTTCAAATGACCACGGAAGAACGCCTTGACCATTTGGAGCGGGAACTGATCGAGTTACGAAAGTGCGTCCGCACACAACAACTCATCATCGAGGATGAGAAAGGCCAACCCCGGGCAGATTTGAGGACCTCGGAAATCGGGTCGTCTATGGACCTGTTCGACGAGAAGGGCGAACGCCGCGCCTGGCTGCACGTGGCCGGGGGCGCGTCGTGGCTGTCCCTGTCCGACGC
This genomic stretch from Planctomycetota bacterium harbors:
- a CDS encoding adenine phosphoribosyltransferase codes for the protein MNDAAPGLDLRSKIRSIPDFPKPGIMFRDITPLLQDATALREAVRRMAEPYEGGSVEVVVGAESRGFIFGAAIAVALGAGFVPVRKKGKLPARTVSQTYDLEYGTDTIEMHADAIQPEMRVLMVDDLLATGGTMAACCEMVEKAAGRILGIEFLIELAFLAGRKKLEGYPVRSQIVYADET